One window from the genome of Sulfodiicoccus acidiphilus encodes:
- a CDS encoding adenosylcobalamin-dependent ribonucleoside-diphosphate reductase, translating into MESTAVDLLVARRLKVLKRDGRVEEFRVEKISSKFPLSSDVLDAIVKDVVSNSKDSTVDTRTLADIVERNLIEKSIEDQGLMEVAKRYVLARIYNHVFGKGKWTEFDQRDLLLTYNALKVLEARYLLKDPDTLRYVETPQMLFRRVARFLARGERKDVEEKFYELMSSLKFVPNTPALMNADTRLGILSACFVIPVRDSMVTPQGDGIFDSLRAMAVIHQQGGGTGFDFSELRPKGDVVASTAGVASGPVSFMRIFDVSTDVVKQGGKRRGANMGILHVWHPDVEDFIRAKTGELKDAQLQNFNISVAVYDEFMRKVDSGEPFPLVNPRKTRIKDWDYYVVRARNYMWEEWVQEEILRELEEREAVPLDESRIVTVDEALAIAETEGAVTGYVNARELMTKIVKSAWDSGDPGLIFVDEVNRRHPVWYLGKIQATNPCAEEPLLPWESCNLGSINLEKFVVDGKIDWDGIAEAVKYAVRFLDNVVDANRYPLKQIEEATKRTRKVGLGVMGLARALVRLGVQYDSIDGLYISYQLAKFIYYNAMLASIELAKEKGSFPAYDPTLYKDVWENARDFQEILKVAGLGGQPSEQVRKMAAKAESLDFSVLKELRLKYGLRNATVVSVAPTGTISIIAGTSSAIEPLFALAFVRNVAVGKFIEIDPLFLEYLKKYEMDDPEVIKKIAESGTVSDQPFVPKTIRRLFRTAHEVDPIYHLLHQACWQQWNDSGVSKTINLRSDEPEDVVWNVYVTAWRLGIKGITVYRDRSKSKQVIYFGIKEEKEKIEEKKRAEKPKEPVKLRLSSFVEASETYAGGCSTCDL; encoded by the coding sequence ATGGAATCTACCGCTGTCGATCTGTTAGTAGCTAGGAGGCTAAAGGTTTTGAAGAGGGATGGGAGGGTAGAGGAGTTTAGGGTCGAGAAGATCTCCTCCAAGTTTCCTCTCTCTTCGGACGTTTTGGACGCCATAGTTAAGGACGTTGTCTCTAACTCTAAGGATAGCACAGTAGATACTAGGACCTTGGCCGACATAGTGGAACGGAACTTGATAGAGAAGTCAATAGAGGACCAAGGCCTCATGGAGGTAGCTAAGAGGTACGTGCTCGCAAGGATATACAACCATGTCTTCGGTAAGGGGAAGTGGACCGAGTTCGACCAGCGAGATCTCCTCCTCACATACAATGCCCTAAAGGTGTTAGAGGCTAGGTACCTCCTGAAGGATCCAGATACTCTACGCTACGTCGAAACACCACAAATGCTCTTCAGAAGAGTAGCTAGGTTCTTGGCTAGGGGAGAACGAAAGGATGTGGAGGAGAAGTTCTATGAACTCATGTCTAGCCTCAAGTTCGTTCCAAATACACCAGCCCTCATGAATGCCGATACGAGGCTCGGCATACTCTCCGCTTGTTTCGTAATCCCCGTCAGGGACTCCATGGTCACACCACAAGGCGATGGGATATTCGACTCGTTGAGGGCGATGGCCGTGATACATCAACAGGGAGGTGGGACCGGCTTCGACTTCTCGGAGCTCAGGCCCAAAGGGGATGTAGTCGCCTCCACTGCTGGTGTGGCCTCCGGGCCTGTCTCGTTCATGAGGATATTTGACGTTTCAACTGACGTGGTGAAGCAGGGAGGGAAAAGGAGGGGTGCAAATATGGGCATACTGCATGTTTGGCACCCAGACGTCGAGGATTTCATAAGGGCCAAGACGGGGGAGCTGAAGGACGCCCAACTTCAGAACTTCAACATATCTGTGGCGGTGTACGACGAGTTCATGCGAAAGGTCGACTCTGGGGAACCGTTCCCTCTAGTGAATCCGAGAAAGACTAGGATAAAGGATTGGGACTATTACGTGGTGAGAGCGAGGAACTACATGTGGGAGGAATGGGTGCAGGAGGAGATCCTGAGGGAGTTAGAGGAAAGGGAGGCAGTCCCCTTGGATGAAAGTAGAATAGTGACAGTGGATGAGGCGCTAGCTATCGCTGAGACAGAGGGCGCCGTTACAGGATATGTTAATGCGAGGGAGCTAATGACTAAGATAGTTAAATCGGCTTGGGACTCGGGTGACCCAGGACTTATATTCGTTGATGAAGTCAATAGAAGACATCCAGTATGGTATTTAGGCAAAATACAGGCCACCAATCCATGTGCAGAGGAACCCCTATTACCTTGGGAGTCCTGCAACTTGGGCTCTATTAACCTTGAGAAATTCGTTGTAGATGGGAAGATCGATTGGGACGGGATCGCTGAGGCAGTCAAATACGCTGTGAGGTTCTTAGATAATGTAGTAGACGCCAATAGGTATCCTCTAAAGCAGATAGAGGAAGCTACGAAGAGGACTAGGAAGGTCGGCCTAGGCGTAATGGGTCTGGCTAGGGCTCTAGTTAGGCTAGGCGTCCAGTACGACTCGATCGATGGCCTCTACATATCGTATCAGTTAGCGAAGTTCATCTACTATAACGCCATGTTAGCTTCCATAGAGTTAGCCAAGGAAAAGGGGTCCTTCCCAGCTTATGACCCTACACTCTATAAGGATGTGTGGGAGAACGCTAGGGACTTTCAAGAGATACTGAAGGTGGCAGGGCTAGGTGGACAGCCTTCTGAACAAGTGAGGAAGATGGCCGCTAAGGCCGAATCATTAGACTTCTCTGTCCTCAAGGAGTTGAGGCTAAAGTATGGACTGAGGAACGCAACAGTGGTCTCTGTTGCCCCCACAGGTACTATATCCATAATAGCGGGCACGTCTTCAGCGATAGAGCCCCTTTTCGCCCTCGCCTTCGTTAGAAACGTTGCCGTGGGGAAGTTCATAGAGATTGATCCTCTCTTTCTAGAGTACCTTAAGAAGTACGAGATGGACGATCCTGAGGTAATAAAGAAAATTGCGGAGAGTGGAACAGTTTCGGATCAGCCATTCGTACCTAAGACAATAAGGAGACTCTTCAGGACAGCTCATGAGGTAGACCCGATCTACCATCTCCTTCATCAGGCCTGCTGGCAGCAGTGGAACGACTCTGGAGTTTCAAAGACCATAAATCTCAGAAGCGATGAACCAGAAGATGTGGTGTGGAACGTTTACGTCACCGCCTGGAGATTAGGTATAAAGGGCATAACCGTTTACAGGGACAGGAGCAAGTCCAAGCAGGTGATTTACTTCGGGATAAAGGAAGAGAAAGAGAAAATAGAAGAGAAGAAGAGGGCTGAGAAACCTAAGGAACCAGTCAAGCTCAGGCTGAGTAGCTTCGTGGAAGCCTCTGAAACCTATGCCGGAGGATGCTCCACGTGTGACCTATAG
- the gatA gene encoding Asp-tRNA(Asn)/Glu-tRNA(Gln) amidotransferase subunit GatA, whose protein sequence is MSVRELKEGRLSPEEYVYSTYEKIEKIEELNAFTYVEKADVVLKEVKARLAEGRGRLTGLLIAIKDNISVRGMPNTCGSRMLSNYISPYDATVIRKLREEGAVVVGKTNMDEFAMGSTTETSYFGPVRNPLDPERIAGGSSGGSAVAVAADVVKLALGSDTGGSIRAPASFTGIYGLKPSYGTVSRYGLVAYANSLEQIGPFAQNPEDLELLYDVIRGPDPKDSTTISDQPESPAQVDMKGLRVGLLVDVTGASEPPVRSVTETVANKLSDEGASVKEVTLGLTDYLVPAYYIIAMSEASSNLARYDGVRYGYSTGTDGTWKEVYGKTRGEGFGTEVKRRILLGSFILSAGYYEQYYLKALKVRTLVIKQLTSLLKEVNVLLSPTMPILPPKLGEVISDPIRMYMMDVNTVVANLTGAPSLSLPAGKVGKLSVGVQLTGPHLSDFYLIQIARSLREAGIGA, encoded by the coding sequence AGGTAGGTTGAGTCCAGAGGAATATGTTTACTCTACGTATGAAAAGATAGAAAAGATTGAGGAGCTCAATGCGTTTACTTACGTCGAAAAAGCAGATGTGGTCCTCAAGGAGGTAAAGGCGAGGTTAGCTGAGGGTAGAGGACGGCTTACTGGACTGCTGATAGCGATTAAAGATAACATTTCAGTTAGGGGGATGCCTAACACTTGTGGTTCTAGGATGCTTTCGAACTATATTTCTCCCTACGACGCTACAGTCATAAGGAAGTTGAGAGAGGAAGGCGCTGTTGTGGTAGGTAAGACCAACATGGATGAGTTCGCCATGGGTTCCACCACTGAGACGAGTTACTTCGGGCCGGTGCGGAATCCCTTGGACCCAGAGAGGATAGCTGGTGGATCTTCAGGAGGGAGCGCAGTAGCAGTAGCGGCAGACGTAGTAAAGTTGGCCTTGGGAAGCGACACCGGAGGATCAATAAGGGCCCCTGCGTCATTCACTGGAATCTACGGCCTAAAACCATCATACGGAACGGTAAGTAGATATGGGTTAGTTGCTTACGCAAACAGCTTGGAACAAATAGGGCCTTTCGCTCAGAACCCAGAAGACCTTGAACTCCTATATGATGTAATACGAGGTCCCGATCCCAAGGATTCTACTACCATCAGCGACCAACCAGAATCTCCGGCTCAAGTGGACATGAAGGGTCTACGGGTTGGCCTCCTAGTGGACGTTACTGGAGCGTCGGAGCCGCCTGTTAGAAGTGTAACCGAGACCGTGGCTAACAAACTGAGCGACGAAGGCGCGTCAGTGAAGGAAGTAACGTTAGGGTTGACAGATTACTTGGTTCCGGCGTACTACATAATCGCCATGTCAGAAGCTAGCTCGAACTTGGCTAGGTACGATGGTGTTAGATACGGCTACTCGACTGGGACAGATGGGACTTGGAAGGAGGTATACGGAAAGACGAGGGGAGAGGGATTCGGAACTGAAGTGAAAAGGAGGATACTCCTAGGTTCCTTCATTCTCAGTGCAGGCTACTATGAACAGTACTACCTTAAGGCACTTAAGGTCAGGACGCTAGTTATCAAACAACTCACTTCCCTTCTCAAGGAGGTCAACGTATTGCTCTCTCCAACTATGCCCATCCTTCCTCCCAAGCTGGGCGAAGTTATTAGTGACCCCATCAGGATGTACATGATGGACGTTAACACCGTCGTGGCGAATCTAACAGGAGCTCCCTCTCTCTCTCTTCCTGCCGGAAAAGTCGGAAAGTTGAGCGTAGGCGTTCAGCTCACTGGACCCCACCTCTCTGACTTCTATCTAATTCAGATCGCTAGGTCCCTGCGAGAGGCTGGAATAGGCGCTTAG